One Anopheles marshallii chromosome 3, idAnoMarsDA_429_01, whole genome shotgun sequence genomic region harbors:
- the LOC128712498 gene encoding uncharacterized protein LOC128712498, with the protein MADRILILSAAVSDIEQQYRAPEEDVLSATTDEYTETHRNFNYGYRSSSNSDDYADDDEEDEEDPYQELFMNAYRSAPQSSDDEETEIDVKGCTNPAAKPLCLMEDWDLWDYMDESELKERLKDHPKLLEEITRKRKRRMQEEEDAATALEDDELCNVMNRAVKCIRSEPSQLTS; encoded by the exons ATGGCCGATAG gaTACTCATTCTAAGTGCTGCTGTTAGCGATATTGAACAACAGTATCGTGCTCCTGAAGAGGACGTTCTTAGCGCAACAACCGACGAATATACCGAAACGCATCGCAATTTTAACTACGGATATCGCTCCTCCAGCAACTCGGATGACTATGCCGACGATGACGAGGAGGACGAGGAAGACCCGTATCAGGAATTGTTTATGAACGCATACCGTTCTGCGCCACAATCATCGGACGATGAAGAGACCGAAATCGACGTTAAAGGATGCACGAATCCCGCTGCAAAACCGCTTTGCCTGATGGAGGATTGGGACCTGTGGGATTACATGGACGAGAGTGAGCTGAAGGAACGGTTGAAAGACCATCCTAAGCTGTTGGAAGAAATTACACGCAAACGCAAACGCCGCATGCAGGAGGAAGAGGACGCAGCAACAGCGCTCGAAGACGACGAACTTTGCAATGTGATGAATAGAGCCGTGAAATGTATCCGTAGTGAACCGTCCCAATTGACCAGTTAG
- the LOC128715251 gene encoding uncharacterized protein LOC128715251, giving the protein MKKSTRLAVCICLLLVAIAAPLVLSDETEEQEQSSQEAVVQDGQDAPAPEADTEVNEGEATDTEQQEETEGSEPIQGVLPQQINILMVPAACKPGYRVDHKGKCRPAL; this is encoded by the exons ATGAAGAAATCAACACGTTTGGCGGTGTGTATTTGTCTTCTTTTGGTGGCGATCGCTGCGCCACTAGTTTTATCCGACGAAACGGAAGAACAGGAACAGAGCAGCCAGGAAGCGGTTGTGCAGGATGGCCAGGATGCACCGGCACCGGAAGCTGACACTGAGGTGAACGAAGGTGAAGCCACCGATACGGAACAGCAGGAGGAAACGGAAGGATCCGAACCGATTCAGGGAGTGCTTCCACAGCAA ATAAACATCCTCATGGTACCAGCCGCTTGTAAGCCGGGCTATCGTGTCGATCATAAGGGCAAATGCCGTCCGGCTCTGTGA